The DNA region ACCTGAAAATAAGTATAAATTAAAAATAAGTGGTTCCTATCGTGACTCGTTTAGACAAGTCACGATAAGCAATTGCGTTGTTAATTAAATAAAATTTATATAATTAAGGTGACATTGGGCTGCTTGCGCCTGCTTTTTCAAGGTCAAGTGCTTTTCCAACTGCTGTACTGGTAAGACGTACGTGTTCTACACCTTTGAGTCTCATTATTTTTTCTGAAAGTGTACGGATGTATTTAACGTCTCCTTTAACAACTATAACTTCGAGACAGTGTTTGTCTGTCATGTGTACGTGCATAACTGCGTTTATGAAATCTTTGTAATCATGCTGAATTTCGGTAAGGTCTTCCATTACTCCAGTGTAGTGGTGGTCGTATATTACAGCAATTATTCCTATACGTTCTCCTTCCATTTCATTCATCCACTGATACCTTACAATATAATCTTTAAGAGCATCTCTGATACCTTTTGACCTTGATTGGTATCCTCTGTCTTTTAATACTCCATCAAATTCATTTAACAATTTTTTTGGCAACGACATACTAATTCTCATCACAATTCTCCCTCCATTATTACGTTATTATTATCATAACATTTTATAGTATTTAAATGTTGTTATTGCACAACAATATTGTGCATGGCCAACAATATTCATGCATATTTTAAACACGAATTATATGATATAATACTATTTGATTACTATATTACTATTTAAACTTTGTCCTTGAAGAGCAATATTGCTCTAGGAGAACAATGATGTAATTACTTTTTTTGAAATTTGTAATATAAAATAGCTTATGTAATACAAAAATAAGTACTTATCTTCTTATTTTTTCAATACTCATATAACTTTAAAAGATCAATTAATAATTGTAATGGATAATCAGGAGGGATAGGATGGAAGTTAGGGAAGCGATGAATAAAGGCATAATATCAATTGACCCAAATACAAGGCCAATTGATGCATTTGAAAAGATGTATAAAGAAGGAGTAAGACGACTTTTTGTTATGGATGAAACTGAAAATCCCGTAGGTGTAATATCTTATCTTGATCTTGTAGGCATGCTTGGAGCTTTTAAGCCACGTACAATTGTATCTAATAATCTAAAGATTGAAGATATAATGTCAAAAGATATTATAACGATATCTGCAGAAGACAAAATTGAA from Methanobacterium bryantii includes:
- the nikR gene encoding nickel-responsive transcriptional regulator NikR, whose protein sequence is MRISMSLPKKLLNEFDGVLKDRGYQSRSKGIRDALKDYIVRYQWMNEMEGERIGIIAVIYDHHYTGVMEDLTEIQHDYKDFINAVMHVHMTDKHCLEVIVVKGDVKYIRTLSEKIMRLKGVEHVRLTSTAVGKALDLEKAGASSPMSP
- a CDS encoding CBS domain-containing protein; its protein translation is MEVREAMNKGIISIDPNTRPIDAFEKMYKEGVRRLFVMDETENPVGVISYLDLVGMLGAFKPRTIVSNNLKIEDIMSKDIITISAEDKIEDAANLMLRADVSGLLVLENKKPVGVITKTDICRLVAAEILVPEY